TCAgttgtatttgaatttttaaaaaagtgatcagGCCTCCAATGTTTGTTAATAAATTTGGATGAATGAAAAGGCCAGGCCTCTGTGAATTTAAAGGTCTGAGTTCCAGGGAACTCTGAGGGGTTTGGGTTTTCAAAGCTCAGCCTGGGGCACAATAGTTTTATGTTCTTTTGTAGCTACGTCCTGTCTTCTGGGCTGGGACTGGGCTGTATTTCACATTTATGGGcaacattttcaaattttatttctcgGAGGTTTAAGTAAACTTCAAACTGTAACAGAAGACACTTAACTGGAAAAGCAGTCAAGTGCAAAGTGACCTAGTTAGGGAAGAGAAGAATACTGCTCAGATCCCATGCTCAAGACACCCCAAAGCACCTCTAAGGACTCCCAAGGGCtcttgtgaagagcctgaaagcatcAAAGAGGTGATCATCCACGTCCACATCTGAGAAATATCCTCAGGTGCTGTTGGGGAAGAGGAAATTCCCTCCTCTATCCCTCTTGAGTTCTGGTGACTGgattaataataaaattgatgCCAGGCAGatgaacagaaaaaagagaaacaaattttgATTCATGCATGTGAGGACATCATGGAAATGGGACAAAAGCAagaagtttttattctttttagacAAACAAACAATACATTTGTGAGGAGTGGACAGGATAAAACAATTTAGGTTTTGGGTGCTCAATTAATGAATCTAAATGGAGTTTGGGCTCCaagtagtaaattttaaaaaacaccaaGATTTGTTTATATAGGCTTCTCAGCCTGAATTCTCTCTCTGACCATAAGGGTGTCCTTTTACACGAGAGGTTTATTTCCTACTTTTAGGGTCAGACAGAAAGGAGGGTCAGAGTATTCCTCTTGCACTGGCCCCTTattaagtaactttaattcaagATAATCCATATTCCATCGAGGCACATTTTGGGGGAAACTGCCCTGGGCCCCAACAAGGCCATCTTTTATTGCATTCACTTCTTTATAGAGCCCCTGTGGGTGTTCTCTCTCCAAGTCCACCCTTGTAAGTGTGCTCATGTCCCCCTCCCCACCTAGTCAGAGGGCTCTGCTATTGATGTGGAAGTCAGCTTCCTCCCCTTGTGTCCACTGCAGCAGCGTGGGGTCGGGGGAGCATGCCTGGAGCTCCCGTCCTCGCCAGCTGGGAACCCAACACACATCACCTCATCCTCAGTCAGATGAGAGAACACACTTAAGACACTCCAATAGGGTAGCCTTTAGCCACATATGGCTGCTTAAACATAAATTCatcaaaattacataaaatataaaattcagttctttgcaCTAGTCATATTTTAGGTGTTCACTTCATGTGActggtggctaccatattgggtGTTAAGATAGCATGACTATCATTACAGAAAGTTCTGTTAGCTCTGGAACAGGGATTAAGTGACTTGTCTAACGTCACACAACCAGCTAAGAGTAGAATCAAGGAGGGGAAAGGGTGGGAAGGGATACCCCTTGTGGtagctttattttcagtttttttctgagcaagttccaggatattttttctgtttgtttctttgttcaaaAAATATCAAGTACCTACTATGTGAGCTGAGCACTGCTCTAGGGACATATTATTGAACAAAACAATACCTGCCCTCATGGAATTTATGTTCCAGtgggagaagacagaaaaaagtatttaaaaataatggattTATATGTTAGGAGATGATAAATGTAAAGAAAGAGTTAAAAATGATAAGACAGGGCAattactactgggcatatactctgagaaactcataattcaaaaagatgcatgtaccccagtgttgactgcagcactatttacaatcaccaggacatggaagcaactttgatgttcactgacagatgaatggatgaagtagttgtggtacatatacacaatggaatgttcctcagccataaaaaggaaaaaaaatttgagtcagttctagtgaggtggatgaaccagagcctgttatatagagtgaattaagtcagcaagagaaaagcaaacatcatgtattaaagcatatatatggaatctaaaaaaatagcactgatgaacctattttcagagtaggaatagacacacagacatagaaaacagacttgtggacacagtggaggaaggagagagtggatAAATTGACAGAGTAGCATGAAACATacatactaccatgtgtaaaatagatagctagtgggaagttgctctaTGACAccgggagctcaacctggtgccctgtgacaagctagaggggtgggatggctcgggggtgggagggaggttcctggatatgtatatacctatggctcatttgcactgttgtatggcagaaaccaacacaatattgcaaagtaattattctccaattaaaaattttaaaataataagagaaTAGAAGTGGCATGGAAGCACCAGGTGAGCGGAATTTTGAAGATGGTGGTCtgggtgtgtgttagtcactcagtcctgtctgactctttgtgattccatgtactgtatcccactaggctcctctgtccatagaattttccaggcaagggtattggagtgggttgccattcctttctcctggggatcttccaaacccagggatcaaacctgggtctcctgcattgcaggtagattcttcaaaTTTATATCCTCAGCCCAGACTTCTCCTGAAATCCAGATGCATGTATTAAAAATCTAATAATCTAATTATTCATCACTAATTAATACATGAATCTGGATTTCAGGAGAAGTCTGGGCTGAGGATGGAATTATACCACCAATTTTCCTGGGTTTCCAGCTTGCAGGTGGCAGACTGTGGGACTTCTCCCCAATTacatgagccaattcctcataataaatctcttttttACATTTGTACTTATACCTATATATCTCCTATTAGTTCTATTTCTTTGgtgaaccctgactaatacagacTAGAAGGAGGtaccagcaaacaaacaaaaccccagaaGGAACAGTCCACAGTGGAGGAGTAGTCtaatgccctttccttctcctttctgtttctcctttcttcactctcttcttccgTCCCAAAGTGAAAGCAGTAGCTGGTGGAAGGAAATAAACATGGACAGGGCTGTGCTAGCAGGGTTTGcctcccctgtgtgtgtgctgtgatcactcaccaccCAAAGGGGTCTCCTCACCTTCCACTTTTTATTCAACACCTGGCAGCTAAAGGTGCTTAGAGGTGAATGAGTTCATGCACTGACTTCTGGATTTTCTAGTCTTTAAGAGTTTGCTACCAGTGGAGTAGAGTGGTAATACCCAGTTAATATGGGTTGAATTGTCTTTCCCACCTATTCATATGTTAAAGTCTTAGCCCCCAGTACCTCATATTTTGATGTCTTTGGAGACAGACCTGTAAAGAGAGAATTAAATTTAGGTAAAGAGGTCATTGAATTCCTTAGGTCTGCTCACCTGAGGTCTTGACTTTTGGAAGTTATACCCATGACagcaaataaaaaccaaattACAGATACGGTGAAAGAGGGTAAGTTGGAGAAAAGATGGATTGTTTGAGAAGGATCAAAAGCaaaaggagatgggggtgggaaggaatGAACTCCTCAGTTTGCCTGGTGTCATCATGGGCAAGACCTCAAAACCAGGCACAAACctttcagttacacacacacacacacacacacacacacacactacataacTTTAGCATCCTGCAATCACCACTCCCAACCCAAAGGAATTATCTGATGGTTAGAATCTGTACTCTTCTCTTCCACAAACTATCACACAAAGTTCAAGGAGAACATTGTgtaagattattttatttcatgggGCAAAGATTCTGTCATACACAACTGGATCCACCTGAACCATTAGAAGCCAACTATAGTAAACACATATTATGCATGTTCATGCTGCCACAAGAACTATCCCTTTTCCTTTAGAAGTGCTGTTTGTTTTTATAGCTCATGGTAACCAGGCAACATGCAAGGGCAGGCGTTGGCCCTGGATTCCCTGTGGGGCAACCTGTTTttcccaacctcctctccaaacatACATTCTTTAGCCAGTGAGGCCCATTTATCAAAACTCTTGTGGTTTTCGTGAAGAAACCCCCTACACATTATAGCTTTTGCCTCAAATCACCAGAAAAGTCACACTATTTTGATTAAGTATCCCTTTAAGAGcagacagaggaaaagaatatgataACATGGAATCGTCTCAATCCCCACAAGGCTCTTCCCGCCCAGTCAGACCTGGTGACCATGTACATTCTTCTGGGTTAATGCAAGCTTGCAGAGCAGAGGAAAGCTGTGTGGGCCTTGGCTGACTGGCTCTCCCTTCAAGAGCCCTGAACatcatctccttctgccttttctgacAGCTTGGCAGCTTTTCACATCCGGGAGAGCTTGATGTCATAGGTGACCATGTTGAAGTTGTCCCAGGCAAAGAGCTTCCTCTCCAGGGGGTTGTAGTCGATCATGCTGCTATACTTGTAGCGGTTCTTGAACGGGACGGCCAGGGCCTTGCTGCTCCCCGTGCCCGTGTCATAGGCGAAGTTGACAGTGGCGTCGGGCGAGGAGTAGCTGCTGACCGTGTACAAGGTGCCACAGATGATGAAGGCGTTGGCGACAGACTGCTTGCGGATGTTGGTCTCCCAGGTCTGTTCGAGCTCCAGCGTCTCCGGGTTCAGCTTGGAGAGGACGATGGCGCCTTTGGCCGCCTCGGTGCTGTAGATGACCCAGAGGCCTGTCTCGTCCACGGCCAGGTCGATGTCGGTGTAGCCGCCCCAGGAATAGGGGAACTGCCCGTGGTAGCCGGCCCCGGGGATCTCCTTCTCCGCCTTCAGCGTCTCGGCGCGCAGGTCGTACCGGAGCAGCGTCCTGGACTCGGCCGCCTGGAAGTAGAGGCCGCCCCGGTAGACCACGGCGCCCGTGCTCTCCAGCGGCCGGGGCAGCACGTGCACCTTGGACGGGTAGCCCTGCGCGAACTGCCTGCCGAGGTCGTACTCAAACACCTGGCGGATGTCCGTGCCCACCGTGTCGATTCTCCAGGTGGTCTCCCGGGTATAGGGGTAGGCGGCCTGGGGGTCTCTCATCCACACGCCGTACTTGCCCGTGATGGTTTCAGCTGTTCTCAGAGTGACAGGTTCTCCTACCCAAACCAGTTCTCCGCATCCTGGTGCATGAAAACAAAGCAACAGCTGTGTATTCACCATCGTTCCAGGATGTGGAGCATGGCAGAGCCCGCACAAGTGAGAACATCAGAGGCAGGCAGTCCGGGTTTAAacctaagctttttttttttttttttttttctctgtgtgtgtgtgtgtgtgagagagagagagagagagagagagtcagtggctcagtcgtgtccaactctctgaccccatggactgtagcctgccaggctcctctgtgtgtccaagggattctccaggcaagaataccggagtgggt
The sequence above is drawn from the Dama dama isolate Ldn47 chromosome 14, ASM3311817v1, whole genome shotgun sequence genome and encodes:
- the MYOC gene encoding myocilin, translating into MPAVQLLLLACLVGSTGARTAKFQKANDQSGRCQYTFRVASPSESSCPEQDQAMSAIQELQRDSSDQRATLEATKARLSSLEAVLHRLTSGQPTGPLETQQGLQKELEALRREREQLETQTRELESAFSNLVRDKSALEEEKRQLQAENKDLARRLESSRQEVASLRRGQCPQAHSSSQDVPSGSREVAKWNLEKVDFQELKSELTEVPASQILKESLSGHPRNEEEGTGCGELVWVGEPVTLRTAETITGKYGVWMRDPQAAYPYTRETTWRIDTVGTDIRQVFEYDLGRQFAQGYPSKVHVLPRPLESTGAVVYRGGLYFQAAESRTLLRYDLRAETLKAEKEIPGAGYHGQFPYSWGGYTDIDLAVDETGLWVIYSTEAAKGAIVLSKLNPETLELEQTWETNIRKQSVANAFIICGTLYTVSSYSSPDATVNFAYDTGTGSSKALAVPFKNRYKYSSMIDYNPLERKLFAWDNFNMVTYDIKLSRM